In Anaerolineales bacterium, a single genomic region encodes these proteins:
- the dnaN gene encoding DNA polymerase III subunit beta — translation MKLTCLQENLSKGLGIVTRAVSPRNVLPVLGNVLLATEDGRLKLAATNLEIGITCWIGAKVEEEGAITVPARTITDFVNTLPNEKIRMALDTRRQSLNLHCEAFTSDIKGVDAQEFPLLPGANLGDGIALNVADLREMITQTTIAAATDDTRPVLTGVLVRLEGDRLTMAAADGFRLSMREAKLSAAVRDTVSVIIPARALSELARLVGDQDETVWMVLPSGRGQAVFRLKEAELSSSLIDGTFPDFQPIIPRSYNTHTVLSTAQFLKACKAADIFARQASHSARLTVTSGTGSEPGKLQVNATAAETGAGETVIDATVDGAPIEIAFNVKYLVDVLTVINTPNVSLETTGPASPGVIRPVGREDFTHVIMPMHLGK, via the coding sequence ATGAAGCTGACATGCTTGCAGGAGAACCTCTCCAAGGGGCTGGGAATCGTCACCCGAGCCGTATCGCCGCGGAACGTTCTGCCCGTCCTGGGAAACGTGCTTTTGGCGACCGAAGACGGCCGGTTAAAGCTGGCGGCCACCAACCTGGAGATCGGAATCACCTGCTGGATCGGCGCGAAAGTGGAGGAAGAGGGGGCGATCACCGTTCCGGCCCGGACGATCACCGATTTTGTCAATACCCTGCCCAACGAAAAGATCCGAATGGCGCTGGATACCCGGCGTCAATCGCTGAATCTGCACTGTGAAGCGTTTACCAGCGACATTAAAGGAGTGGATGCGCAGGAATTTCCGCTGTTGCCGGGGGCGAACCTCGGCGATGGAATCGCGCTTAATGTGGCCGATCTGCGCGAGATGATCACGCAGACGACGATCGCGGCCGCCACCGACGACACCCGGCCGGTGCTGACCGGCGTGCTTGTGCGCCTGGAGGGCGATCGGCTGACCATGGCGGCGGCCGACGGCTTCCGCCTGTCGATGCGTGAAGCCAAGCTGTCCGCGGCGGTCCGGGACACCGTGAGCGTGATCATACCGGCCCGGGCGCTCAGCGAATTGGCGCGCCTGGTCGGTGACCAGGATGAGACGGTTTGGATGGTTCTGCCTTCCGGCCGGGGGCAGGCGGTCTTCCGTCTGAAGGAGGCGGAATTGTCCTCGTCGCTCATCGACGGTACCTTTCCGGATTTTCAGCCGATCATCCCGCGCTCCTATAACACCCATACCGTGCTGTCCACGGCCCAATTTCTTAAAGCCTGCAAGGCGGCCGATATCTTCGCCCGCCAGGCCTCCCATTCGGCGCGGCTGACCGTCACGTCCGGAACAGGCTCCGAGCCGGGAAAACTCCAAGTGAACGCGACCGCGGCCGAGACCGGCGCGGGGGAGACCGTGATCGACGCCACCGTGGACGGAGCGCCGATTGAAATCGCCTTCAACGTCAAGTATCTGGTCGACGTGCTGACGGTGATTAACACGCCCAACGTCTCTTTGGAGACGACCGGACCGGCCAGCCCGGGAGTTATCCGGCCGGTAGGACGCGAAGATTTCACCCACGTCATCATGCCGATGCATTTGGGGAAGTGA
- a CDS encoding PAS domain-containing protein has translation MTKRSAPSEKSRRGKRPAPGKKASSRPPRKKTPRTQAAPPASPQTPTPPLQESDLFRTLMDHTTDRIYFKDRQSRFLYINRSTASFFNLSRPEQAVGKTDFDFFSEEHARQAFDDEQRIIATGESLIGFEEKETWPDGRETWVSSSKLPFRDRDGRIVGIFGTSRDITERKSYQLSLLRANEELENANRALQKEMAERARADSALARERNLFRTMMDNTPDRIYFKDRKSRFLLINKAQAEKFGLAEPAGAVGKTDFDFFTDEHARQAYDDEQKIIATADPLIGIEEKETWPDGRVTWVSSSKLPFRDRHGNTIGVFGISRDITDYKLGEEARIRAATLREANVELERINAALETEIAERKRVEKLLAHERNLFRAMMDNTTDRIYFKDRGSHFLLINRSLAAHFGIPDPAEAEGKTDFDYFTDEHARQAFTDEQRLVASEEPYIGKEEKETWPDGHATWVSSTKFPLRDLEGRIIGTFGISRDITERKAIELSVLQANEEYEKANRALEMEIAERRRAEAELARERDLFRTMMNSTTDFIYFKDAQNRYQLINRSMAAHFHLPDPAEAVGKTDFDYFTDEHARQAFQEEEQIITGGEPLIAIEEKETWPDGRETWLSTSKFPMRDTEGRIVGTFGISREITERKNLEMAIQIANEKLSIMVNWLEGRNREISVLSEMGNLLEACRSPEEAYPIIAQQMNRLIPVDAGMLYRFDKERKMLDCVVRWGADPGPADSFAPEECKGIQSGQAFIMASAIPAESSCRHVAEASKDDMVYLCAPLLSQGEMIGVLHLRGKRKEGGQTLPDLKRQLAVMAADHIALALSNLTLQETLRRQSIRDELTGLFNRRYLEESLQLELNNARDHGRSLGVIMIDVDRLKAVNDSCGHEAGDALLRALGKWLQANIRTGDISCRYGGDEFVLILPQATLDSTVQRARQICEGIRKLTFTYREKPLEATSVSVGVASFPEHGDTRDSLLKSLDEALYRAKEQGRNRVVIAGG, from the coding sequence ATGACGAAGCGGTCCGCGCCTTCCGAAAAATCCCGCCGTGGAAAGCGGCCCGCCCCCGGCAAGAAGGCGTCCTCCCGACCGCCGCGGAAAAAAACCCCCCGCACCCAGGCAGCGCCTCCCGCCTCCCCGCAAACCCCTACCCCGCCGCTGCAGGAAAGCGACCTGTTCCGGACCTTGATGGACCATACGACCGACCGGATTTATTTTAAGGACCGGCAAAGCCGTTTCCTGTACATTAACCGTTCGACCGCCTCTTTTTTTAATTTATCCCGTCCCGAACAGGCCGTCGGCAAAACGGATTTCGACTTCTTCTCCGAGGAACACGCCCGCCAGGCCTTTGACGACGAACAACGGATTATCGCGACGGGTGAGTCGCTGATCGGATTCGAGGAAAAGGAAACCTGGCCGGACGGCCGCGAGACCTGGGTCTCTTCTTCGAAATTGCCATTCCGGGACCGCGACGGCCGGATCGTAGGAATCTTCGGGACCTCGCGCGACATTACCGAGCGGAAGAGTTACCAGCTTTCGCTGCTTCGCGCCAACGAGGAATTGGAAAATGCCAACCGCGCGCTGCAAAAGGAAATGGCCGAGCGGGCGCGCGCGGATTCGGCGCTGGCCCGCGAACGGAACTTGTTTCGGACCATGATGGACAATACACCCGATCGTATCTATTTTAAGGACCGCAAAAGCCGGTTCTTGCTGATCAACAAGGCGCAGGCGGAAAAATTCGGTCTGGCGGAGCCCGCAGGCGCCGTCGGCAAAACGGATTTCGATTTTTTCACGGACGAGCACGCCCGGCAGGCGTACGATGACGAACAGAAAATCATCGCCACCGCGGACCCGCTGATCGGAATTGAAGAGAAAGAAACCTGGCCGGACGGCCGGGTGACCTGGGTCTCATCGTCGAAACTTCCCTTCCGCGACCGGCACGGGAATACCATCGGGGTCTTCGGCATATCGCGGGATATCACCGATTATAAATTGGGCGAAGAGGCCCGCATCCGGGCGGCGACGCTCCGCGAAGCCAATGTGGAACTGGAAAGAATCAACGCCGCCCTGGAAACGGAAATCGCCGAGCGGAAGCGCGTCGAGAAATTGCTGGCCCACGAGCGGAATCTCTTCCGCGCGATGATGGACAATACGACGGACCGGATCTACTTCAAGGACCGCGGGAGTCATTTCCTCCTCATAAACCGATCGCTCGCCGCCCACTTCGGAATCCCGGACCCCGCGGAGGCGGAGGGGAAAACCGACTTCGATTATTTCACCGACGAGCACGCCCGCCAGGCGTTTACCGACGAGCAGAGACTCGTCGCCAGCGAGGAGCCCTACATCGGGAAGGAAGAGAAGGAAACTTGGCCCGACGGCCATGCGACCTGGGTTTCCTCGACCAAATTCCCCCTGCGGGATCTCGAAGGCAGGATCATAGGGACCTTTGGGATTTCCCGCGATATCACCGAGCGAAAGGCGATCGAACTCTCCGTCCTCCAGGCCAATGAAGAGTATGAAAAAGCCAATCGAGCCCTGGAAATGGAAATCGCCGAACGGCGCCGGGCGGAGGCCGAATTGGCCCGGGAGCGGGACCTCTTCCGCACCATGATGAACAGCACCACCGATTTCATCTACTTCAAGGATGCACAAAACCGGTACCAGCTCATCAACCGCTCAATGGCCGCCCATTTCCACCTCCCGGACCCGGCGGAGGCCGTCGGCAAAACGGATTTCGATTATTTCACCGACGAACACGCCCGCCAAGCCTTCCAGGAGGAGGAACAAATCATCACCGGCGGCGAACCGCTGATCGCCATCGAAGAGAAAGAAACCTGGCCCGACGGGCGCGAGACGTGGCTCTCCACCTCCAAATTCCCGATGCGCGACACCGAAGGACGGATCGTCGGGACGTTCGGGATTTCACGTGAAATCACCGAACGGAAAAACCTCGAAATGGCCATTCAGATTGCCAACGAGAAACTCTCGATTATGGTCAATTGGCTGGAAGGACGGAACCGGGAGATCTCGGTTCTCAGCGAGATGGGAAATCTGCTGGAAGCCTGCCGGTCGCCGGAGGAAGCCTATCCGATCATCGCCCAGCAGATGAACCGTTTGATACCCGTGGACGCGGGGATGCTGTACCGGTTTGATAAGGAACGCAAGATGCTGGATTGCGTCGTCCGCTGGGGGGCGGATCCCGGACCGGCGGATTCCTTCGCGCCGGAGGAATGCAAGGGAATCCAAAGTGGCCAAGCATTTATCATGGCCAGCGCCATCCCCGCCGAATCCTCCTGCCGCCATGTGGCCGAGGCCTCCAAAGACGATATGGTCTATCTGTGCGCTCCACTGCTGTCGCAGGGCGAGATGATCGGAGTGCTGCACCTGCGGGGGAAGCGGAAGGAAGGGGGGCAAACTCTGCCGGATTTGAAGCGGCAACTGGCCGTCATGGCGGCCGACCACATCGCCTTGGCCCTCTCCAACCTGACCCTTCAGGAGACTCTGCGGCGGCAATCGATCCGCGACGAGTTAACCGGCTTGTTCAACCGGCGCTACCTGGAGGAATCGCTGCAGCTCGAGTTGAACAACGCCCGCGATCACGGAAGATCGCTCGGGGTGATCATGATCGACGTCGACCGCCTGAAAGCCGTCAACGACAGCTGTGGGCATGAGGCGGGCGATGCGTTGCTCCGCGCGCTGGGGAAATGGCTGCAGGCCAACATCCGCACCGGCGACATCTCCTGCCGCTACGGCGGCGATGAATTCGTACTCATCCTTCCGCAGGCCACCTTGGATTCCACCGTCCAGCGCGCCCGGCAGATCTGCGAGGGAATCCGCAAGCTGACGTTTACCTATCGCGAAAAGCCCTTGGAGGCGACGAGCGTATCCGTCGGCGTGGCTTCGTTTCCGGAGCACGGCGATACGCGCGATTCCTTGTTGAAATCCCTGGATGAGGCGCTGTACCGGGCGAAGGAGCAGGGAAGGAACCGCGTGGTGATCGCCGGCGGCTGA
- a CDS encoding alkaline phosphatase family protein yields the protein MRPESTAASVPTVTAAIRATLPSSPAFTASFTPSPDPRPYAARVLILSLDGLRPDGLLRANIPRISELINGGASSFSAQTIFPSATLPAHASMVSGRCVDEHGITWNDLIPANGPLQGDTVFSIAKSAGLRTVMVVGKEKLVTLARPGTVDVFRWVADADEQIVQTALQESAAGFGVLFVHLILPDYFGHLKGWMSPDYLKGIGRDDTAVGTLIDGLRGLGLLEGTLIILTADHGGHGTTHGTRQEEDMTIPWIVYGPGVLEGVRLDVPVSILDTAATAVWGLGLDVPADWEGRPVVEAFGLRAELLPVSTAAPSRCGG from the coding sequence TTGCGGCCGGAATCCACCGCCGCGTCCGTCCCTACCGTCACGGCCGCCATCCGCGCGACTCTCCCTTCTTCCCCGGCCTTCACGGCCTCCTTCACCCCTTCCCCCGATCCGCGGCCGTACGCCGCGCGGGTCCTCATCCTCAGCCTTGACGGACTGCGCCCGGATGGCTTGTTGCGCGCCAACATTCCCCGAATCAGCGAGCTGATCAACGGCGGCGCGAGCTCATTCTCCGCCCAAACCATATTCCCCAGCGCGACCCTGCCGGCGCATGCTTCGATGGTATCCGGCCGGTGTGTGGACGAACACGGGATCACTTGGAACGATCTGATCCCCGCCAACGGGCCGCTGCAAGGAGATACCGTCTTCTCGATCGCAAAATCGGCCGGTCTGCGGACGGTGATGGTGGTGGGCAAGGAGAAACTCGTCACCCTGGCCCGTCCCGGGACAGTGGATGTCTTCCGCTGGGTGGCCGATGCCGACGAACAGATCGTTCAAACTGCCCTCCAGGAATCCGCCGCCGGTTTCGGGGTGCTCTTCGTGCATCTTATTCTTCCGGATTACTTCGGCCACCTCAAAGGCTGGATGTCCCCGGACTACTTGAAGGGCATCGGCCGCGATGATACCGCCGTGGGAACGCTCATCGACGGTCTGCGCGGCCTCGGACTTTTGGAAGGGACGCTGATCATCCTCACCGCCGACCACGGCGGGCACGGGACCACCCACGGGACCCGTCAAGAGGAGGATATGACCATTCCTTGGATCGTTTACGGTCCCGGGGTTCTGGAAGGTGTTCGGCTTGACGTTCCGGTTTCGATTCTGGATACCGCGGCCACGGCGGTTTGGGGGTTGGGGCTGGATGTTCCCGCCGATTGGGAGGGCCGGCCGGTGGTGGAAGCCTTCGGCCTTCGGGCGGAACTCCTACCCGTTTCCACGGCCGCGCCTTCCCGCTGCGGGGGTTGA
- a CDS encoding protein-L-isoaspartate(D-aspartate) O-methyltransferase: MVREQIERRGVRDARVLAAMRAVPRHLFLPENARASAYDDTPLPIGSHQTISQPYIVAYMTEALKLRGTERVLEIGTGSGYQTAVLACLSDEVYSIERIPELADCARRNLHALGISRAEVVVGDGTCGSPEHAPFDAIVVTAGTPAVPQPLLDQMAPRGRLIAPVGGRSVQELELWIRSPSGIRHSRLTAVVFVPLIGVHGWNE, encoded by the coding sequence ATGGTTCGAGAGCAGATCGAGCGCCGCGGAGTGCGGGACGCCCGGGTTTTGGCCGCGATGCGCGCCGTCCCCCGGCACCTTTTCCTTCCCGAGAACGCCCGCGCCTCCGCCTACGACGACACTCCGCTGCCGATCGGTTCCCATCAGACCATCTCCCAGCCGTACATCGTCGCCTATATGACCGAAGCCCTCAAACTGCGGGGAACGGAGCGGGTACTGGAGATCGGGACGGGATCCGGATACCAAACCGCCGTTTTGGCCTGTCTTTCGGATGAGGTGTATTCTATCGAGCGAATACCCGAATTGGCGGATTGCGCGCGCCGGAACCTGCATGCACTGGGTATCTCCCGGGCGGAAGTCGTCGTCGGCGACGGAACCTGCGGCTCTCCGGAGCACGCCCCCTTCGACGCTATCGTGGTGACCGCAGGAACCCCGGCCGTCCCGCAGCCGCTCTTGGATCAGATGGCGCCCCGCGGCCGCCTGATCGCGCCGGTCGGCGGACGATCTGTGCAGGAATTGGAATTGTGGATCCGTTCGCCCTCCGGAATCCGGCATTCGCGGTTGACGGCCGTTGTGTTCGTGCCGCTGATCGGTGTCCACGGATGGAACGAATGA
- a CDS encoding DUF4349 domain-containing protein gives MKRKALILSIVIVLMLSSCAAANASPAAANWTEDSLREIGVAGEGAVPQSAPAVKYADYEDSAASGSELPDPAVNPQDRIVLMDASLTLVVNDPSDAASQIADMAFAKGGWVVESNVSQSVYGSAGEKYYSGQISIRVPADTAEELKAALAEIEALAVEVKNRSITGRDVTAEYTDAESRLRNLYASQNRLLEIMKDAVDTEAVLLVEAQLRQVTSEIEVLEGQINYYETASKYSLITVYLQPFIPSQPISIGGWHPEGVAKEAFEDLIHGLQGLVDFLIRLGICGIPALLVIALFVTPFVLIVRFFVRRHNKAHPVK, from the coding sequence ATGAAACGAAAAGCCCTGATTCTCTCGATCGTCATCGTGCTGATGTTGAGTTCCTGCGCGGCCGCCAATGCCTCTCCCGCGGCGGCCAATTGGACTGAGGATTCTCTGCGCGAAATCGGCGTAGCGGGCGAAGGCGCCGTCCCGCAGTCTGCCCCGGCCGTTAAATATGCCGATTATGAGGATTCTGCCGCGTCCGGATCTGAGTTGCCGGACCCGGCCGTCAATCCGCAGGACCGGATCGTCCTGATGGATGCTTCGTTGACGCTGGTGGTGAACGATCCCTCCGACGCGGCCTCGCAAATCGCCGATATGGCCTTCGCCAAAGGCGGCTGGGTGGTCGAATCGAACGTCTCCCAAAGCGTGTACGGCAGCGCGGGTGAAAAATACTACTCCGGACAGATATCCATCCGGGTCCCCGCCGACACCGCCGAGGAGTTGAAAGCCGCGCTCGCGGAGATCGAAGCATTGGCGGTGGAGGTGAAAAACCGGTCGATAACCGGCCGCGACGTGACGGCGGAATACACCGACGCGGAATCCCGCCTGCGCAACCTCTACGCATCGCAGAACCGGCTGTTGGAAATCATGAAAGACGCCGTCGATACGGAAGCCGTATTGCTGGTGGAAGCCCAGTTGCGCCAAGTGACGAGCGAGATCGAAGTCCTGGAAGGCCAGATCAACTACTATGAAACCGCATCGAAGTATTCGCTGATCACCGTTTACCTCCAGCCCTTCATCCCCTCTCAGCCGATCAGCATCGGAGGTTGGCATCCGGAGGGCGTCGCCAAAGAGGCTTTTGAAGACCTGATCCACGGGCTGCAGGGGTTGGTGGATTTCCTCATCCGCCTCGGCATCTGCGGCATCCCCGCCCTGTTGGTCATCGCGTTGTTCGTCACGCCGTTTGTCCTGATCGTACGGTTCTTCGTGCGGCGTCACAACAAGGCCCATCCCGTGAAATAG
- a CDS encoding metallophosphoesterase family protein, translating into MRILVVSDIHANLTALDAVLEDAGMIDAVWCLGDLVGYGPDPNECINRIRELPEVLCIGGNHDKAAIGDISLDAFNGEARRALDWTHRQLTPDAIQFLHDLPERLVHDPYTLAHGSPRRPLWEYLLDAPRVQTSFSFFKTLYCLVGHSHVAIAFQLNERNRCVTYLPSHSSSFVLGYQRMILNPGSVGQPRDQDPRAAYSLLDTDTMEWEWHRVEYSVETVQSRMRLADLPSRLILRLEEGW; encoded by the coding sequence ATGCGGATCCTGGTTGTCTCCGACATTCACGCAAATCTCACCGCCCTGGACGCAGTCCTCGAAGACGCCGGGATGATCGACGCCGTATGGTGCCTGGGGGACCTCGTCGGGTACGGCCCGGACCCCAACGAGTGCATCAACCGGATCCGGGAGCTTCCCGAGGTTTTGTGCATCGGCGGCAACCACGACAAAGCCGCGATCGGGGATATTTCTCTTGACGCCTTCAACGGCGAAGCGCGCCGGGCGCTGGATTGGACTCATCGCCAGTTGACCCCCGATGCGATCCAATTCCTGCACGATCTCCCGGAACGGCTTGTGCATGATCCGTACACGCTCGCCCATGGAAGTCCCCGCCGTCCGCTGTGGGAATACCTGCTGGATGCTCCCCGGGTTCAAACCAGTTTTTCCTTCTTTAAAACGCTGTATTGCCTGGTCGGCCATAGCCACGTCGCCATAGCCTTTCAACTCAACGAGCGGAACCGCTGCGTGACATACCTTCCCTCCCACAGCAGTTCGTTCGTTCTTGGCTATCAGCGGATGATCCTTAATCCCGGTTCCGTCGGCCAGCCTCGCGACCAGGATCCGCGCGCCGCCTACTCCCTTCTGGACACCGACACCATGGAATGGGAATGGCACCGGGTGGAATATTCCGTTGAAACGGTCCAATCCCGGATGCGGCTGGCGGACCTGCCCTCCCGGCTGATCCTCCGCCTCGAAGAAGGCTGGTGA
- the lpdA gene encoding dihydrolipoyl dehydrogenase, with protein sequence MPKSPYDVIVIGAGPAGYVCAIRASQLGLKTAVVEREFLGGVCLNVGCIPSKALLRNAEVIRTVRGGGKEFGFETGDVTVDYSAAVRRSRRISGRMVKGVEFLLKKNAVDVIRGAARITGPGAVTVAEADGDTPFSLTAKHIVVATGAQPASPPGIRPDGIRILTYREAILREALPSSAVIVGGGPIGLEFAALWNAYGVRVTIVEMLARIAPLEDEEVSAELTKAFGRLGIEIRTGCKVQSAESAGEGVRLRLQGGAEGEFLEAGLVLVAVGFRPNSDGLGLESLGVAMEKNRISVDGRMATNVPGIWAIGDVTGKLMLAHVGSAMGLACAEAMAGQEPAALDYEFLPRAVYSHPQAGSLGLTESQAAERGYTVKVARFPFQANGKALGIGEHAGWVKLIADQQTGLLLGAHLVGPEVSELLPELTLAQRAGLGAEEIARNIHAHPTLSESLMEAAHGLHGGYLHL encoded by the coding sequence TTGCCCAAATCCCCGTACGACGTGATCGTCATCGGCGCCGGGCCGGCCGGATATGTCTGTGCGATCCGCGCCTCCCAACTGGGCCTGAAAACCGCGGTCGTGGAACGGGAATTTCTGGGCGGGGTTTGTTTAAACGTCGGTTGCATCCCCTCCAAAGCCCTGCTCCGCAACGCCGAGGTCATCCGCACGGTCCGCGGCGGCGGAAAGGAATTCGGATTTGAAACCGGTGATGTCACGGTGGATTATTCCGCCGCCGTCCGCCGTTCGCGCCGGATCTCCGGACGGATGGTTAAAGGTGTCGAATTCCTGCTCAAGAAAAACGCCGTCGACGTGATCCGCGGCGCGGCCCGCATCACCGGGCCCGGCGCGGTGACGGTCGCCGAAGCGGACGGAGATACGCCGTTTTCTCTCACCGCGAAGCACATCGTCGTCGCCACCGGCGCTCAGCCCGCCTCCCCGCCCGGGATCCGTCCGGACGGAATCCGCATCCTCACCTACCGCGAGGCGATCCTCCGCGAGGCCTTGCCCTCTTCGGCGGTGATTGTTGGCGGCGGCCCGATCGGCCTCGAATTCGCCGCACTCTGGAACGCCTACGGCGTACGGGTGACGATCGTGGAGATGCTGGCGCGGATCGCTCCTTTGGAGGATGAAGAGGTCAGCGCCGAATTGACGAAGGCCTTCGGCCGGCTGGGCATCGAAATCCGCACCGGATGCAAGGTGCAATCGGCGGAATCGGCCGGCGAAGGCGTCCGATTGCGCCTGCAAGGCGGCGCCGAAGGCGAATTCCTCGAAGCCGGACTGGTGCTGGTAGCCGTCGGCTTCCGCCCCAACTCGGATGGGCTGGGCCTCGAATCCCTTGGCGTGGCGATGGAAAAAAACCGCATTTCCGTGGACGGCCGCATGGCGACCAACGTCCCCGGGATCTGGGCGATCGGCGATGTCACCGGAAAACTGATGCTGGCTCACGTCGGATCCGCAATGGGCTTGGCGTGCGCGGAAGCCATGGCTGGTCAAGAGCCCGCCGCACTGGATTATGAGTTCCTTCCGCGCGCCGTCTACTCGCACCCGCAGGCGGGCTCCTTAGGTCTGACCGAATCCCAGGCGGCGGAGCGGGGTTATACAGTCAAAGTCGCACGCTTCCCCTTCCAAGCCAACGGCAAAGCCCTGGGGATCGGAGAGCACGCCGGTTGGGTGAAGCTGATCGCCGATCAACAGACGGGATTGCTGCTCGGGGCGCACCTCGTCGGGCCGGAAGTATCGGAATTGTTGCCGGAACTCACCCTCGCACAGCGGGCGGGCTTGGGCGCGGAGGAGATCGCTCGCAATATCCACGCGCACCCCACCTTAAGCGAGAGCTTGATGGAGGCGGCCCATGGGTTGCACGGAGGCTACCTCCACTTGTAA
- a CDS encoding nodulation protein NfeD: MKKIAFAFAVLLFCGFRTQVRAEGQTRVLWLKAEGAVSTVMTEYVERGVKLADTENYCLIVLELNTPGGQISLMERIVTALRGSRIPVVVYVAPRGAIAGSAGTLITLAGHVAAMAPETAIGAASPVGSQGEDLNTTLETKEKEILRALIRSLTESRPAEAVALAESTIESAKAVSSREALDTGLIDILADSREDLLRQLDGRTVRLAQGEVVLRTAWATVVDLDLTVIEILLGLITNPNIVFLLLAVGVQAILIEFSQPGGWVAGFIGAVCLALAFYGMGLLSVNWLGLVFIVLAFVLFFMEFQTPTQGALTAAGTGSFIAGALILFNSPATPEFQRASVPLIVGTGIALALVFSLVIGLALRARKLPISMGREALAGKFGDVRTALAPRGMVQSEGEMWTAETEDGAHLDAGTRVQVVRVEGLRLIVRKAP; the protein is encoded by the coding sequence ATGAAGAAAATCGCCTTCGCCTTCGCGGTTTTGTTGTTTTGCGGTTTCCGGACTCAGGTCCGGGCCGAAGGGCAGACGCGCGTCTTGTGGTTGAAGGCCGAGGGCGCGGTTTCCACCGTCATGACCGAATACGTCGAACGCGGCGTCAAATTGGCGGACACGGAGAATTATTGCCTGATCGTCTTGGAGCTAAACACGCCGGGCGGACAGATTAGTTTGATGGAACGGATCGTCACCGCCCTGCGCGGGAGCCGGATCCCGGTGGTGGTATACGTCGCTCCGCGCGGAGCGATCGCCGGAAGCGCCGGAACGCTGATCACCCTGGCCGGCCATGTGGCGGCGATGGCGCCCGAGACGGCCATCGGCGCCGCCAGTCCGGTGGGATCACAAGGCGAAGACCTTAACACCACGCTGGAAACCAAGGAGAAGGAGATCCTTCGCGCCCTAATCCGCTCGCTGACGGAATCCCGCCCGGCGGAGGCCGTCGCCTTGGCCGAAAGCACGATCGAATCCGCCAAGGCGGTCTCCTCGCGCGAGGCGCTGGATACCGGGCTGATCGATATCCTCGCGGATTCGCGGGAGGATCTTTTGCGACAGTTGGACGGCAGGACCGTCCGCCTGGCCCAAGGCGAGGTTGTCCTGCGAACCGCCTGGGCGACGGTGGTGGATTTGGATTTGACCGTAATTGAGATTCTGCTCGGGCTGATCACCAATCCCAACATCGTCTTCCTTCTGCTGGCCGTCGGCGTGCAGGCGATCCTGATCGAGTTTTCCCAACCCGGAGGTTGGGTGGCGGGATTCATCGGTGCGGTCTGCCTGGCGCTGGCTTTCTACGGAATGGGGCTTCTTTCCGTGAATTGGCTTGGATTGGTTTTCATCGTCCTGGCCTTCGTGCTTTTCTTTATGGAATTCCAGACCCCCACCCAGGGCGCGTTAACGGCGGCGGGGACGGGATCCTTCATTGCCGGTGCGCTGATCCTCTTCAACTCGCCGGCCACGCCGGAATTCCAGCGCGCCTCCGTTCCGTTGATCGTTGGCACGGGGATCGCCCTGGCCCTGGTTTTTTCGCTCGTCATCGGGCTGGCCCTCCGCGCCAGAAAGCTGCCGATTTCAATGGGCCGGGAAGCCCTGGCCGGGAAATTCGGCGACGTGCGCACGGCGCTCGCGCCGAGGGGGATGGTGCAATCCGAGGGTGAAATGTGGACCGCCGAAACTGAAGACGGCGCCCACTTGGACGCGGGAACGCGTGTTCAGGTGGTTCGGGTCGAAGGCTTGAGGCTCATCGTGCGGAAGGCGCCGTGA